From one Rattus norvegicus strain BN/NHsdMcwi chromosome 7, GRCr8, whole genome shotgun sequence genomic stretch:
- the Wdr97 gene encoding WD repeat-containing protein 97 isoform X8, with protein MAWSSLAWVTKCGVTTGHRMTLWIISPACAAAPPLRYMPALAWTAPSESGPGRTSCYGARLYTVSYKTYLPTSYLVKKLCLKTTDVVNDPPLPLTSKKPLTSSQLQRLASLHGAASLSVALPFGYYKTPILQQPVLKEDLEDIIARDQDLQELRQGLVVPAARPPLSPKQRDEAFDNYLHLIYGSELMMDGSSERESSQWGTAAPSTEKEPPDMADMEIQPGTAAGVGQAALSIDIQAASAPSAPQTPRAPGRRFARPPRVSLPIPPTHRKVHSQASQLLARSSLSYELGLGLDLQVQWDQFGVKTTDLDKSIDYMKNRVPLLLPRRPAEPLSKLTGFFPATVKPYKLLSRPIRFPGCVPNSVVLRQMWLQAEVNCLGSLEELGSQSKFKSSGSEDDKWLKRRKRSSARWRTKLFGLLRLTRRKTGAEEGEEQEEEEEEVEVEYISSSPASDMEPERWEPDTESTTDLISKFYNETSKSKGYSHPRHSLLEDRYGHLPKFLHYFVVQNWFKKLFPIFTLEAYPEMDTIEGLASMLLDFLLQATWDDRVNILNGLLRLLPDVTGNLRIRLQAKLLYLLNQDDPPKLQDRTQKEFVMLALQLLLACSLDVLDVILEIISYYLYSPASCREELKNLLEGMGLYDPDGLLFKEIMTWVEDLKLESKEMIRAQCQQKLEAIFLQMQNLEQSTDGIFVEPSRQASQTSLISGATLPALSTSWTVSQASEMSLPFQESLMSSVPSPSAPMEPIELTDSVGFIPELPATSTNAHFRIQKTKKALADMLQNFCLEASAYAAGPGTPRRESSLAQSAWSHLQTVDMYPIDMLNLFCERLRALQKRSLVVVEEEEEEEKEHLPESLRDQPRPNVVLRPPRERWLYPILRLQEAKARGFSVSLRDRKTRRKKLTPGSSIRMLKLPLPRVNLQPFPPGWPTPPRALPPLLLQPTLQRYFLFRDTDPAAYR; from the exons ATGGCCTGGTCCAGTTTGGCCTGGGTGACAAAATGCGGTGTGACCACAGGCCACAGGATGACCCTATGGATCATATCACCG GCCTGTGCTGCTGCCCCACCCTTAAGATATATGCCTGCTCTAGCCTGGACTGCACCATCCGAATCTGGACCAGGGAGAACCTCCTGTTACG GTGCCCGCCTCTACACAGTGTCCTATAAGACCTACTTACCTACATCCTACCTAGTTAAG AAATTGTGTCTGAAGACCACTGATGTGGTAAATGACCCTCCGCTGCCACTGACCAGCAAGAAGCCACTGACATCCAGCCAGTTGCAGAGGCTTGCCAGTCTACATGGAGCAGCCAGCTTAAG TGTGGCCCTGCCCTTCGGTTATTACAAGACACCAATACTTCAGCAGCCAGTGTTGAAAGAG GACTTGGAGGATATCATAGCCCGGGATCAAGACCTTCAAGAACTGAGGCAAGGGCTGGTGGTCCCGGCAGCTCGGCCCCCACTCTCCCCGAAGCAGCGCGATGAAGCCTTTGACAATTACTTGCATCTGATCTATGGGTCTGAACTGATGATG GATGGAAGTTCTGAAAGGGAGTCCTCACAGTGGGGCACTGCAGCCCCAAGCACAGAGAAGGAGCCACCGGACATGGCGGACATGGAGATCCAGCCTGGGACTGCCGCCGGTGTTGGGCAGGCTGCACTTAGCATTGATATTCAGGCAGCATCCGCACCCTCAGCCCCACAAACCCCAAGAGCTCCGGGAAGGCGCTTTGCCCGCCCTCCTCGAGTCTCCTTACCCATTCCACCCACCCACCGGAAGGTGCATAGCCAGGCATCCCAG CTTCTAGCGCGTTCCTCGCTGAGCTATGAGCTGGGCCTCGGCTTGGATCTGCAGGTGCAGTGGGATCAGTTTGGAGTTAAGACCACGGACCTGGACAAATCAATCGACTATATGAAGAATAGG GTTCCACTGTTGCTGCCAAGAAGGCCCGCAGAGCCTCTCTCAAAGCTCACGGGCTTCTTTCCTGCCACCGTAAAACCCTACAAG CTACTCTCTAGGCCCATCAGGTTTCCTGGCTGTGTGCCCAACTCCGTGGTACTGCGGCAAATGTGGTTGCAAGCAGAGGTCAACTGTCTTGGTTCCCTGGAAGAACTTGGTTCCCAGAGCAAATTCAAG TCCTCTGGAAGCGAAGACGACAAGTGGTTAAAGCGCCGGAAGCGTTCTTCTGCCAGGTGGCGAACTAAACTGTTCGGTTTGCTCCGGCTGACAAGGAGGAAAACAGGAGCCGAGGAaggggaggaacaggaagaggaagaagaggaggtggaggtggagtaCATCTCCTCTTCCCCAGCTTCTGATATGGAGCCCGAACGCTGGGAACCAGACACGGAA AGCACCACAGATTTGATCTCAAAATTTTACAATGAAACCTCCAAGTCTAAGGGCTACTCTCATCCCCGACACTCACTCTTGGAAGATCGCTATGGGCATTTGCCCAAGTTCCTGCACTATTTCGTTGTCCAGAACTGGTTCAAGAAACTGTTCCCTATCTTTACCCTGGAG GCCTATCCAGAGATGGACACAATTGAGGGCTTGGCCTCCATGTTATTGGACTTCCTGTTACAAGCGACCTGGGACGACCGAGTGAACATTCTAAATGGCCTGCTGAGGTTGTTGCCTGATGTAACTGGCAACCTCCGAATCAGGCTGCAGGCCAAACTCTTGTACTTACTCAACCAAGATGATCCCCCCAAGCTCCAG GACCGGACTCAGAAGGAGTTTGTGATGCTGGCACTGCAGCTGCTCCTGGCCTGCAGCCTGGATGTCCTTGATGTGATATTGGAAATTATATCCTACTACCTGTACTCTCCAGCCAGCTGCCG GGAAGAACTCAAGAATTTGCTGGAGGGGATGGGACTCTATGACCCAGATGGCTTACTGTTCAAGGAAATTATGACCTGGGTTGAGGACTTGAAACTTGAATCCAAGGAAATGATACGCGCGCAGTGTCaacagaagcttgaagcaatttTTCTCCAG ATGCAAAACTTGGAGCAGTCCACAGATGGCATTTTTGTGGAGCCTTCCAGACAGGCCTCACAAACCTCCCTCATTTCTGGAGCAACCTTGCCTGCCTTGAGCACCTCTTGGACAGTCTCACAAGCATCAGAAATGTCCTTGCCTTTTCAAGAGTCATTGATGTCGTCCGTGCCTTCACCTTCGGCGCCTATGGAACCTATAGAGCTGACAGACTCTGTGGGATTCATCCCAGAACTCCCTGCCACAAGCACAAATGCGCATTTTCGTATCCAGAAAACCAAGAAGGCACTTGCTGATATGCTGCAGAACTTCTGCCTCGAGGCGTCTGCGTATGCAGCTGGGCCTGGTACGCCAAGAAGAGAGTCCTCGCTGGCGCAGTCAGCGTGGTCTCACCTTCAGACGGTGGACATGTATCCTATAGATATGCTTAATCTCTTCTGTGAGAGGCTGCGGGCACTGCAGAAGAGATcactggtggtggtggaggaggaggaggaggaggagaaggagcaccTACCAGAATCACTCAGAGACCAGCCAAGGCCCAACGTTGTGTTGCGGCCACCCCGGGAACGCTG GCTTTATCCGATCCTCCGTCTGCAGGAGGCCAAGGCACGAGGCTTTAGTGTGAGTCTCAGGG ATCGCAAGACTCGGAGGAAGAAGCTAACTCCTGGCAGTTCTATCCGAATGCTGAAGCTGCCATTGCCACGAGTGAACTTACAGCCCTTTCCCCCAGGCTGGCCTACACCCCCACGGGCACTGCCCCCGCTCCTCCTTCAGCCTACCCTTCAACGTTACTTTCTGTTCCGAGATACAGACCCTGCTGCCTACAGATGA
- the Wdr97 gene encoding WD repeat-containing protein 97 isoform X9, whose protein sequence is MSRVLPLPVPIYSVALPFGYYKTPILQQPVLKEDLEDIIARDQDLQELRQGLVVPAARPPLSPKQRDEAFDNYLHLIYGSELMMDGSSERESSQWGTAAPSTEKEPPDMADMEIQPGTAAGVGQAALSIDIQAASAPSAPQTPRAPGRRFARPPRVSLPIPPTHRKVHSQASQLLARSSLSYELGLGLDLQVQWDQFGVKTTDLDKSIDYMKNRVPLLLPRRPAEPLSKLTGFFPATVKPYKLLSRPIRFPGCVPNSVVLRQMWLQAEVNCLGSLEELGSQSKFKSSGSEDDKWLKRRKRSSARWRTKLFGLLRLTRRKTGAEEGEEQEEEEEEVEVEYISSSPASDMEPERWEPDTESTTDLISKFYNETSKSKGYSHPRHSLLEDRYGHLPKFLHYFVVQNWFKKLFPIFTLEAYPEMDTIEGLASMLLDFLLQATWDDRVNILNGLLRLLPDVTGNLRIRLQAKLLYLLNQDDPPKLQDRTQKEFVMLALQLLLACSLDVLDVILEIISYYLYSPASCREELKNLLEGMGLYDPDGLLFKEIMTWVEDLKLESKEMIRAQCQQKLEAIFLQMQNLEQSTDGIFVEPSRQASQTSLISGATLPALSTSWTVSQASEMSLPFQESLMSSVPSPSAPMEPIELTDSVGFIPELPATSTNAHFRIQKTKKALADMLQNFCLEASAYAAGPGTPRRESSLAQSAWSHLQTVDMYPIDMLNLFCERLRALQKRSLVVVEEEEEEEKEHLPESLRDQPRPNVVLRPPRERWLYPILRLQEAKARGFSVSLRDRKTRRKKLTPGSSIRMLKLPLPRVNLQPFPPGWPTPPRALPPLLLQPTLQRYFLFRDTDPAAYR, encoded by the exons ATGTCCAGAGTCCTACCTTTGCCTGTTCCTATCTACAGTGTGGCCCTGCCCTTCGGTTATTACAAGACACCAATACTTCAGCAGCCAGTGTTGAAAGAG GACTTGGAGGATATCATAGCCCGGGATCAAGACCTTCAAGAACTGAGGCAAGGGCTGGTGGTCCCGGCAGCTCGGCCCCCACTCTCCCCGAAGCAGCGCGATGAAGCCTTTGACAATTACTTGCATCTGATCTATGGGTCTGAACTGATGATG GATGGAAGTTCTGAAAGGGAGTCCTCACAGTGGGGCACTGCAGCCCCAAGCACAGAGAAGGAGCCACCGGACATGGCGGACATGGAGATCCAGCCTGGGACTGCCGCCGGTGTTGGGCAGGCTGCACTTAGCATTGATATTCAGGCAGCATCCGCACCCTCAGCCCCACAAACCCCAAGAGCTCCGGGAAGGCGCTTTGCCCGCCCTCCTCGAGTCTCCTTACCCATTCCACCCACCCACCGGAAGGTGCATAGCCAGGCATCCCAG CTTCTAGCGCGTTCCTCGCTGAGCTATGAGCTGGGCCTCGGCTTGGATCTGCAGGTGCAGTGGGATCAGTTTGGAGTTAAGACCACGGACCTGGACAAATCAATCGACTATATGAAGAATAGG GTTCCACTGTTGCTGCCAAGAAGGCCCGCAGAGCCTCTCTCAAAGCTCACGGGCTTCTTTCCTGCCACCGTAAAACCCTACAAG CTACTCTCTAGGCCCATCAGGTTTCCTGGCTGTGTGCCCAACTCCGTGGTACTGCGGCAAATGTGGTTGCAAGCAGAGGTCAACTGTCTTGGTTCCCTGGAAGAACTTGGTTCCCAGAGCAAATTCAAG TCCTCTGGAAGCGAAGACGACAAGTGGTTAAAGCGCCGGAAGCGTTCTTCTGCCAGGTGGCGAACTAAACTGTTCGGTTTGCTCCGGCTGACAAGGAGGAAAACAGGAGCCGAGGAaggggaggaacaggaagaggaagaagaggaggtggaggtggagtaCATCTCCTCTTCCCCAGCTTCTGATATGGAGCCCGAACGCTGGGAACCAGACACGGAA AGCACCACAGATTTGATCTCAAAATTTTACAATGAAACCTCCAAGTCTAAGGGCTACTCTCATCCCCGACACTCACTCTTGGAAGATCGCTATGGGCATTTGCCCAAGTTCCTGCACTATTTCGTTGTCCAGAACTGGTTCAAGAAACTGTTCCCTATCTTTACCCTGGAG GCCTATCCAGAGATGGACACAATTGAGGGCTTGGCCTCCATGTTATTGGACTTCCTGTTACAAGCGACCTGGGACGACCGAGTGAACATTCTAAATGGCCTGCTGAGGTTGTTGCCTGATGTAACTGGCAACCTCCGAATCAGGCTGCAGGCCAAACTCTTGTACTTACTCAACCAAGATGATCCCCCCAAGCTCCAG GACCGGACTCAGAAGGAGTTTGTGATGCTGGCACTGCAGCTGCTCCTGGCCTGCAGCCTGGATGTCCTTGATGTGATATTGGAAATTATATCCTACTACCTGTACTCTCCAGCCAGCTGCCG GGAAGAACTCAAGAATTTGCTGGAGGGGATGGGACTCTATGACCCAGATGGCTTACTGTTCAAGGAAATTATGACCTGGGTTGAGGACTTGAAACTTGAATCCAAGGAAATGATACGCGCGCAGTGTCaacagaagcttgaagcaatttTTCTCCAG ATGCAAAACTTGGAGCAGTCCACAGATGGCATTTTTGTGGAGCCTTCCAGACAGGCCTCACAAACCTCCCTCATTTCTGGAGCAACCTTGCCTGCCTTGAGCACCTCTTGGACAGTCTCACAAGCATCAGAAATGTCCTTGCCTTTTCAAGAGTCATTGATGTCGTCCGTGCCTTCACCTTCGGCGCCTATGGAACCTATAGAGCTGACAGACTCTGTGGGATTCATCCCAGAACTCCCTGCCACAAGCACAAATGCGCATTTTCGTATCCAGAAAACCAAGAAGGCACTTGCTGATATGCTGCAGAACTTCTGCCTCGAGGCGTCTGCGTATGCAGCTGGGCCTGGTACGCCAAGAAGAGAGTCCTCGCTGGCGCAGTCAGCGTGGTCTCACCTTCAGACGGTGGACATGTATCCTATAGATATGCTTAATCTCTTCTGTGAGAGGCTGCGGGCACTGCAGAAGAGATcactggtggtggtggaggaggaggaggaggaggagaaggagcaccTACCAGAATCACTCAGAGACCAGCCAAGGCCCAACGTTGTGTTGCGGCCACCCCGGGAACGCTG GCTTTATCCGATCCTCCGTCTGCAGGAGGCCAAGGCACGAGGCTTTAGTGTGAGTCTCAGGG ATCGCAAGACTCGGAGGAAGAAGCTAACTCCTGGCAGTTCTATCCGAATGCTGAAGCTGCCATTGCCACGAGTGAACTTACAGCCCTTTCCCCCAGGCTGGCCTACACCCCCACGGGCACTGCCCCCGCTCCTCCTTCAGCCTACCCTTCAACGTTACTTTCTGTTCCGAGATACAGACCCTGCTGCCTACAGATGA